From Sporosarcina sp. Te-1, the proteins below share one genomic window:
- a CDS encoding PucR family transcriptional regulator, which yields MGLAVENIINLPLLEGASIVTAKNRLSERIVEWVSVIENPVENFVRDNEFVLSTGIGCYGDPFKLLKFVEDVYNSGASVLAIATGRHVFSIPAEIIQYAEARGFIIMEIPWEIRFADIVHEIMSSLMDMRRDKADRPKDIQQQLIQMILEGKSIGQLAELIERELEVTVLIFDEKGRCAAGSANTKQIQRLKEEETDKSIEIRDSHHPMHARARKVDDEDNQLIHFTIKSNGAYKGDYYLLCEANRELALQELAIAEQGVAAAALWFSRNNAVMEAEGRMQNEFLLSLAMGHQMSADHIDAHAEFFRYDLSLPYDCIVGRPENLERLILENPAYEKPTLERINTFIKDGMLYAAENVQRRLLYAYKNADIIIFLETSKETGTDTANQFLDLVERRLSHLLPDVVFSWGIGRRKDGVWEFANSFRKAKAALDMGRNQMGIGRRTYFDETQMNRMLLNLAITKEVQQITSSIVAPLVEYDEQKGMDLIHTFTVYRNHYGNVSQTARKLNLHRQSLLYRLRKIETLTGRSLADPDHSFLLELSIRVWKTGVQKQEEMSDNTIDGKVRKPTIAKWSNEEEER from the coding sequence GTGGGCTTGGCAGTTGAAAATATAATAAATCTGCCTCTTTTAGAAGGGGCATCGATTGTAACAGCGAAAAACCGTTTAAGCGAACGGATTGTGGAATGGGTATCGGTCATTGAGAATCCAGTTGAAAATTTTGTCAGAGATAATGAGTTTGTCTTGAGTACAGGTATCGGATGTTATGGTGATCCTTTTAAACTATTGAAGTTTGTGGAGGATGTCTACAATTCGGGTGCATCCGTTTTAGCAATTGCGACAGGACGGCACGTGTTTTCCATCCCCGCTGAAATTATTCAGTATGCGGAGGCAAGGGGATTTATCATTATGGAGATTCCGTGGGAAATCCGATTTGCCGACATTGTTCACGAAATCATGAGTTCCTTGATGGATATGCGGCGCGACAAGGCAGATAGGCCAAAAGATATACAACAACAGTTGATACAAATGATATTGGAAGGAAAGTCGATTGGCCAGCTAGCGGAATTGATTGAGAGGGAACTGGAAGTGACTGTCCTCATTTTCGATGAGAAGGGAAGGTGTGCGGCTGGAAGTGCGAATACGAAACAGATACAAAGGTTAAAGGAAGAGGAGACAGACAAAAGCATTGAAATCAGGGATTCCCACCATCCCATGCATGCAAGAGCACGCAAAGTCGATGATGAAGATAACCAATTGATTCATTTCACAATCAAATCGAATGGCGCCTATAAAGGAGATTATTATTTGCTGTGCGAGGCAAATCGGGAACTGGCCCTGCAGGAACTGGCCATTGCCGAGCAAGGCGTGGCAGCTGCCGCCTTATGGTTTTCGCGAAATAATGCTGTTATGGAAGCCGAAGGCCGAATGCAGAATGAATTTCTTTTAAGTTTAGCGATGGGCCATCAGATGTCTGCAGACCATATCGATGCACATGCCGAGTTTTTCCGGTACGATCTGTCGCTGCCTTATGACTGTATTGTCGGCCGCCCGGAAAATCTGGAGCGGCTCATCCTCGAAAATCCGGCTTATGAAAAGCCCACGTTGGAGAGGATTAATACATTCATCAAGGATGGCATGTTATATGCAGCCGAAAATGTGCAACGCCGCTTATTGTACGCCTATAAAAATGCAGACATCATCATCTTTTTGGAAACTTCAAAAGAGACGGGGACTGACACGGCCAACCAATTTTTGGACCTTGTGGAAAGGCGTCTTAGTCATCTGTTGCCTGACGTTGTTTTTTCTTGGGGAATTGGCAGGCGGAAGGATGGTGTCTGGGAATTTGCCAACAGTTTTCGGAAGGCGAAGGCGGCACTCGATATGGGGAGAAACCAAATGGGGATCGGCAGAAGGACATATTTTGATGAAACACAGATGAACCGAATGCTGCTTAATTTGGCGATAACCAAGGAAGTGCAACAAATTACATCTTCCATTGTCGCTCCGCTCGTTGAATATGATGAACAAAAAGGGATGGATTTGATTCACACGTTTACGGTGTACCGGAATCATTATGGAAATGTCAGCCAGACAGCCCGGAAATTGAACTTGCATCGGCAGTCTTTATTGTATCGGTTGCGCAAGATCGAAACGTTGACGGGGCGATCACTCGCTGATCCGGATCATTCTTTTCTTCTTGAGTTGAGCATTCGAGTATGGAAAACGGGTGTACAAAAACAAGAGGAAATGTCGGATAACACAATTGATGGGAAAGTAAGAAAACCAACGATAGCCAAGTGGAGTAATGAAGAAGAGGAGAGATAG
- a CDS encoding ATP-binding cassette domain-containing protein — MITVEHLEGGYGKTPIIRDLQFEIQKGEFFALLGPNGSGKTTLFKLITGQLPSVSGSILIDGKPMTQLTKLEKARKIAVLAQESQVTFDFTVEEIVSLGRYPHQTGIFKRLSSEDRKVIDNVMSVTRIEHFRNAQFRILSGGEKQRVLLAKALAQEPEVLLLDEPTNHLDIKHTFQILNMLKEWQRTKSLTIFAILHDLNVASLYADRVALLHKGSFLEVGDVHTLRNENQLKKVYEVDIKTQAHPIVAKPQLLMTPFIEDADNLTPLFESFIVNRKENSVELQFNNSLRTLSNAPNGHGIQWLKHFCLVNQPFHENDSKLLRSWMSVHGIPVEQALGIGCHGNLATTSIVQQQINGVDVALLLYFGEAIHIFVFIDATLNDQTLFDFYMAATEAKMTACQQAGIHLEMGRMDCLAIAASQRYSNNSKIETSISREQIGQHVLAALKTALQKNVGKPTVVKEKDGVINE, encoded by the coding sequence ATGATCACAGTCGAACATCTCGAAGGCGGTTACGGAAAGACCCCAATTATCCGTGACCTTCAATTTGAAATCCAAAAAGGCGAGTTTTTCGCCCTATTAGGACCGAATGGCAGTGGAAAAACAACGCTGTTCAAATTAATTACTGGACAACTGCCGTCCGTATCCGGATCGATCCTCATCGATGGAAAACCGATGACACAATTGACGAAGCTGGAGAAGGCGCGGAAAATTGCAGTTCTTGCGCAGGAAAGCCAAGTGACATTTGATTTTACCGTTGAAGAAATTGTCAGCCTTGGGAGGTACCCTCACCAGACCGGAATTTTTAAACGGCTGTCTTCAGAAGACCGAAAAGTAATAGACAACGTTATGAGCGTTACGCGTATTGAACATTTCCGCAATGCACAGTTCCGGATTCTAAGCGGCGGTGAGAAGCAACGGGTTTTATTGGCAAAGGCATTAGCGCAAGAACCTGAAGTACTTTTATTAGATGAACCAACTAACCACTTGGATATTAAGCATACATTTCAAATTTTGAACATGCTGAAAGAATGGCAACGGACGAAAAGTCTGACCATTTTCGCCATCCTGCATGACTTAAACGTTGCTTCCCTTTATGCCGACCGAGTTGCACTTCTTCACAAAGGTTCTTTCCTTGAAGTGGGAGATGTACATACATTGCGAAACGAGAACCAGTTGAAAAAAGTGTACGAAGTCGATATCAAAACGCAAGCACATCCGATTGTCGCAAAGCCCCAGTTGCTAATGACGCCTTTTATTGAGGATGCGGACAATTTAACTCCTCTTTTTGAAAGTTTCATCGTCAATCGCAAGGAGAATAGTGTGGAACTTCAATTCAACAACTCATTGCGAACGCTTTCCAATGCACCAAATGGCCACGGTATCCAATGGCTCAAGCATTTTTGCCTGGTGAATCAACCCTTCCATGAAAACGACTCTAAGTTGCTAAGATCATGGATGTCGGTTCATGGCATTCCTGTCGAACAGGCATTAGGGATTGGTTGTCACGGGAATTTGGCAACTACTTCGATTGTGCAACAGCAAATAAACGGTGTGGATGTGGCCTTGCTCCTTTATTTTGGGGAAGCGATTCATATCTTTGTTTTCATCGACGCCACATTAAACGATCAAACATTATTTGATTTTTATATGGCAGCGACGGAAGCCAAAATGACAGCGTGTCAACAAGCCGGAATCCATTTGGAAATGGGCAGAATGGATTGCCTCGCCATAGCCGCGAGCCAACGCTATAGCAACAACAGCAAAATAGAAACTTCAATTTCTCGCGAACAGATTGGGCAACACGTTCTAGCCGCACTCAAGACAGCGTTGCAAAAGAATGTAGGAAAGCCCACGGTGGTAAAAGAAAAGGATGGGGTTATCAATGAGTAA
- a CDS encoding cob(I)yrinic acid a,c-diamide adenosyltransferase, with the protein MGKNKKGLTLIYTGNGKGKTTAALGIALRSTGRGMKAKIYQFIKSPERTYGEKIALQKLGVEMVQLGIGFTWTKTPEEHREALRKAWPIARDAVMSGEYDVVILDELNNALSIDKFPIDDVLPKEEVLAMIRNKPEHVHLVITGRNALPEVRELADLVSVIEPEKHYYEDGVDAVKGLEF; encoded by the coding sequence ATGGGAAAAAATAAAAAAGGACTTACGCTTATCTACACTGGGAATGGCAAAGGAAAAACAACCGCGGCATTAGGCATTGCCCTTCGTAGCACCGGACGCGGCATGAAAGCGAAAATTTATCAATTCATCAAGTCGCCAGAGCGGACATACGGCGAAAAAATCGCCCTCCAAAAATTAGGGGTCGAAATGGTCCAATTAGGAATCGGCTTCACATGGACGAAGACCCCTGAAGAACACCGGGAGGCCTTAAGAAAAGCATGGCCTATCGCGCGCGACGCCGTCATGAGCGGCGAGTATGATGTTGTGATTTTAGATGAATTGAACAATGCTCTCTCAATCGATAAGTTTCCAATCGATGACGTACTGCCGAAAGAGGAAGTATTAGCTATGATTCGCAACAAACCCGAACATGTCCACCTCGTCATTACCGGACGAAACGCCCTTCCCGAGGTACGGGAACTTGCAGACCTCGTCTCTGTCATCGAACCCGAGAAACATTATTACGAAGACGGTGTGGATGCGGTAAAAGGACTTGAATTCTAA
- a CDS encoding IclR family transcriptional regulator, translated as MIQSIDRAMLIIGAMSGSQKDKWLVAELAEETGLPISTVYRLLQSLEMHNLVSQIEHTKQYELGFKWVELGLKKYEKLDIRHVARPILEKLAREVEETVYLNAPNEDVSIIVDRIDSPRNVRIIDSIGERIPMHIGAANKTMLAYASPQNTEALLKQLIPEEEVRSEFKQQLRSIKRKGFAISRGEKTEGTLAVGAPVFDFEGTVLGAISIEALEIQTMEDQLDRFIEKVTEAAEEISSAMGQTN; from the coding sequence ATGATCCAATCGATAGATCGGGCTATGCTCATTATCGGAGCCATGTCTGGCTCGCAAAAAGATAAATGGCTCGTCGCCGAATTGGCGGAAGAAACGGGACTGCCGATCAGTACGGTGTATCGCTTGCTGCAATCACTGGAAATGCATAATCTTGTTTCACAAATTGAACATACAAAACAATATGAATTAGGCTTTAAATGGGTAGAGCTCGGCTTAAAAAAGTACGAGAAACTGGATATTCGTCACGTCGCTCGGCCCATTCTCGAGAAATTGGCGCGTGAAGTAGAGGAGACTGTATACCTGAACGCTCCAAATGAGGATGTGTCCATTATTGTCGACCGAATCGATAGCCCGCGGAATGTCCGGATTATCGATAGCATCGGCGAACGTATACCAATGCATATCGGCGCAGCCAATAAAACAATGTTGGCGTATGCTTCTCCGCAAAACACGGAAGCTTTATTAAAACAACTGATTCCCGAAGAAGAAGTGCGAAGCGAATTCAAACAGCAATTACGTTCAATTAAACGAAAAGGCTTTGCGATCAGCAGAGGCGAAAAGACAGAAGGAACATTAGCTGTCGGGGCGCCGGTCTTTGACTTTGAAGGAACCGTGCTTGGTGCCATTAGTATCGAGGCACTCGAAATACAAACAATGGAAGACCAACTGGACCGTTTCATTGAGAAAGTGACGGAAGCCGCCGAAGAGATTTCGTCTGCGATGGGACAAACGAATTAA
- a CDS encoding cobyrinate a,c-diamide synthase, whose protein sequence is MSKRRIVIAGTGSGVGKTTLTIGLMAALMKKGMAVQGFKCGPDYIDPSYHTAVTKRISRNLDSWMLGRKTVVDIFTHASRDADISIMEGVMGFFDGKDPRTNAGSTAEISVLTKSPVLLVVNCASMARSAAAIVKGFQTLSSEPIIVGVIVNQVGSEGHYHIVKTAIEQECGIPVIGYLKREKGIEIPERSLGLIPSIERGELDPFFDQLGNMISETVDLEKLLEITVAEPLSFSKEESLFSLSAEPIARIAVAKDAAFTSYYQENFELLESCGAELVTFSPLANELVPPNCSGLYIGGGLPEEFMMAISKSERTKQSIRESIESGMPTFAEGGGFSFLTQSITLTSGEVAEMTGVIFGNVTMHTTLQAIGYREIKGCAENFLLRADGLAKGHEFHYSTFEAITSLQYAYETKGMRGTKLDGYAAENVVAGFPQFHFATCLDMVETWIKACTTYQITQLEVQHGKK, encoded by the coding sequence ATGAGTAAGCGCAGGATCGTCATTGCAGGAACCGGAAGCGGTGTCGGAAAAACGACTTTGACAATTGGGCTAATGGCAGCTCTCATGAAGAAGGGAATGGCCGTACAAGGGTTCAAATGTGGTCCAGACTATATCGATCCTTCCTATCATACAGCTGTGACAAAGCGGATTTCCCGAAACTTGGACAGCTGGATGCTCGGTCGAAAAACTGTAGTAGACATTTTCACGCATGCAAGCCGCGATGCTGATATTTCGATCATGGAAGGGGTTATGGGTTTTTTTGATGGTAAAGATCCAAGAACCAACGCAGGCAGCACAGCAGAAATCAGTGTCCTTACAAAAAGTCCGGTATTGCTCGTCGTCAATTGCGCTAGTATGGCAAGAAGCGCAGCAGCTATTGTGAAAGGATTTCAAACGCTATCATCCGAACCCATTATCGTCGGCGTCATTGTGAACCAGGTCGGCAGCGAAGGGCATTATCATATTGTGAAAACTGCAATTGAACAAGAATGCGGCATCCCGGTTATCGGATATTTGAAGCGGGAAAAAGGAATTGAAATTCCAGAACGCAGTCTTGGGCTAATCCCTTCGATTGAGCGAGGCGAGCTTGATCCGTTCTTCGATCAGCTTGGCAACATGATTTCGGAAACGGTGGATTTAGAAAAACTACTTGAAATTACAGTGGCAGAACCTCTTTCATTTTCTAAAGAAGAGTCACTCTTTTCCCTTTCGGCTGAGCCCATTGCCCGGATTGCTGTTGCAAAAGATGCTGCCTTTACTTCCTATTATCAGGAGAATTTCGAGCTCTTGGAATCATGCGGAGCTGAGCTTGTAACGTTTTCTCCTCTGGCGAATGAGCTGGTTCCGCCCAATTGCAGCGGACTGTATATAGGCGGAGGGCTGCCAGAAGAATTCATGATGGCGATAAGCAAAAGCGAACGAACAAAGCAATCAATTCGGGAATCGATTGAAAGTGGTATGCCTACATTCGCGGAAGGCGGCGGTTTTAGCTTTTTGACACAATCCATTACATTGACGAGCGGCGAAGTAGCAGAAATGACCGGCGTCATATTTGGAAATGTCACAATGCACACAACCTTACAAGCAATTGGCTACAGGGAAATCAAAGGCTGTGCCGAAAACTTCTTGCTTCGTGCAGATGGACTAGCAAAGGGCCATGAGTTCCACTATTCTACATTCGAAGCGATTACATCATTGCAGTACGCATATGAGACAAAGGGCATGCGTGGGACAAAATTGGACGGCTACGCAGCGGAAAACGTAGTAGCTGGTTTCCCTCAATTCCATTTCGCAACATGTCTGGACATGGTTGAAACATGGATCAAAGCATGCACCACTTATCAAATTACTCAATTGGAGGTACAACATGGGAAAAAATAA
- a CDS encoding M20 family metallopeptidase, with product MEKTETLVDCELETHLSAWRRHLHQHPELSFQEHETARYVTNILSALEGISIQTGIGGTGVVASLTNGTGKTIAIRADMDALPIKEENLHDYRSLHDGIMHACGHDAHTAILLGVAKQLAEMASRNLWQGTIRLIFQPAEEATDSEGYSGAPRMLEAGVLEGVDAVIALHVCPWHPVGTIQMHDGPSMASVDVFHAEIFGSGGHAGYPHLGTDPVWMLGSVLQTFYGLSSRRLSPLDTAVASIGKIQAGTASNVIPDKVDVTGTIRAYTPIVREQLLGEVERAFKIVESFGGTYQFKVQRGEPALVNDPGINRILRTAAETCIPGLVVKEEPFGMGGEDFAYMTQAVPGAMFFLGCTFPDGEQRDLHTNQFDVDERCLSMGVAILTEAAMELLES from the coding sequence TTGGAAAAGACCGAGACATTGGTTGATTGTGAATTGGAAACGCATCTATCTGCCTGGCGAAGGCATCTTCATCAACATCCTGAATTGAGTTTTCAAGAGCATGAGACTGCCCGTTATGTAACAAACATCTTGTCTGCGCTCGAGGGCATTTCAATTCAAACAGGAATCGGTGGTACCGGCGTTGTGGCGAGTCTCACCAATGGAACTGGCAAGACAATCGCCATTCGGGCAGATATGGATGCGCTGCCGATTAAAGAAGAGAATTTACATGACTATCGTTCTTTGCATGACGGTATTATGCATGCGTGTGGTCATGATGCGCACACTGCCATCCTGCTAGGAGTCGCCAAGCAATTGGCGGAAATGGCTAGTAGAAATTTGTGGCAAGGGACCATCCGGCTTATTTTCCAGCCGGCGGAGGAAGCGACCGACTCAGAAGGCTATTCGGGAGCTCCTCGCATGCTCGAAGCTGGCGTATTGGAAGGAGTGGATGCGGTCATCGCTCTGCATGTGTGTCCGTGGCATCCGGTCGGCACCATTCAAATGCATGATGGACCAAGCATGGCGAGTGTGGATGTATTCCATGCCGAAATTTTCGGGAGCGGCGGTCATGCCGGGTATCCGCATCTTGGGACAGATCCGGTCTGGATGCTTGGCTCCGTGCTTCAAACATTTTACGGGTTATCCTCCAGGCGGCTCTCTCCGCTGGACACCGCGGTTGCGAGCATTGGGAAGATTCAAGCAGGAACAGCGAGCAATGTCATACCGGACAAAGTAGATGTTACGGGTACGATCAGGGCTTATACGCCAATTGTACGGGAGCAGCTGCTCGGGGAAGTCGAACGTGCTTTTAAAATTGTCGAATCGTTCGGTGGAACCTATCAATTCAAAGTGCAACGGGGCGAACCGGCACTCGTCAATGATCCCGGCATCAATCGCATCCTCCGCACGGCTGCCGAAACTTGTATTCCAGGCCTGGTTGTAAAGGAAGAGCCGTTCGGCATGGGCGGAGAGGATTTTGCTTATATGACGCAGGCAGTTCCAGGGGCGATGTTCTTTCTTGGATGTACGTTTCCGGATGGGGAACAGCGCGATCTCCATACCAATCAATTCGATGTAGATGAACGTTGCTTGTCAATGGGAGTCGCCATTTTGACTGAAGCTGCGATGGAACTGCTGGAAAGTTGA
- a CDS encoding M24 family metallopeptidase, translating to MSFSLEEYQDRLRKTKVSMEQLGIDVLLITNPANMNYLSGYDGWSFYVDQMLIVVADEEEPIWIGRKMDANAASATTWLKPEHIQFYPEDHIHSTERHPMDYIGSVLKRLRQAERRIGIEMSSYYFSALAYVKLQANLPDAKFVDASLLVNWVRIVKSELEIEYIRRAARIAGLGMESAVSAIQEGVRECDAAAAIFKSLVSGTDSYGGDYPSIVPLLPAGKNTSTPHLTWTDRRYSGSEIVIIELAGCHQRYHAPMARTISIGKPADEVINVSNILVEGLNAALESVKPGVMLEEVEHAWRQVISKHGIVKESRLGYSIGIGYPPDWGEHTASIRKEDRTVLRPNMAFHMIPGLWFDEYGIEISETFRVTENGCEVLTDFHRGLIVKDQFDIAM from the coding sequence ATGTCGTTTAGTTTGGAGGAATATCAAGACCGATTACGAAAGACGAAAGTTAGCATGGAACAACTGGGGATCGACGTGTTGCTGATTACGAATCCAGCCAATATGAATTACTTATCGGGATATGATGGTTGGTCTTTTTACGTAGACCAAATGCTTATTGTTGTTGCGGATGAAGAGGAACCGATCTGGATCGGAAGGAAGATGGATGCGAATGCAGCAAGTGCAACGACATGGTTAAAGCCGGAACATATCCAATTTTATCCGGAAGACCATATTCATTCGACCGAGAGACACCCGATGGATTACATCGGATCGGTCTTGAAGCGACTCCGCCAAGCTGAACGACGAATCGGAATCGAAATGTCTTCCTATTACTTTTCGGCACTAGCCTATGTAAAGCTGCAAGCAAATCTGCCAGACGCGAAATTCGTGGATGCGAGCCTGCTCGTCAACTGGGTTCGAATCGTAAAATCGGAGCTGGAAATCGAGTATATACGCAGGGCGGCCCGAATTGCTGGTCTTGGAATGGAGTCGGCAGTTTCCGCAATTCAGGAAGGTGTCCGGGAATGTGACGCTGCTGCCGCTATTTTCAAAAGTTTAGTGTCCGGCACAGATAGTTATGGCGGTGATTATCCATCCATTGTCCCTCTGCTGCCGGCAGGAAAAAACACCTCAACTCCTCATTTGACGTGGACGGATCGCAGATATTCGGGAAGTGAGATTGTCATTATCGAGTTGGCTGGTTGCCACCAACGGTATCATGCTCCGATGGCCCGGACCATTTCAATCGGGAAGCCAGCTGATGAGGTCATAAATGTTTCCAATATATTGGTTGAAGGACTGAATGCCGCATTGGAAAGCGTCAAGCCGGGCGTCATGTTAGAGGAAGTGGAACATGCATGGAGACAAGTCATATCGAAACATGGCATTGTCAAGGAATCTCGGCTTGGCTATTCCATCGGCATTGGCTATCCGCCGGATTGGGGCGAACATACGGCGAGCATCCGGAAAGAGGATCGGACTGTTCTCCGGCCGAATATGGCTTTTCATATGATACCGGGACTTTGGTTTGATGAATACGGAATTGAGATTAGTGAAACGTTCCGAGTGACAGAGAATGGTTGTGAAGTACTGACAGATTTTCACCGGGGTTTGATTGTAAAGGACCAGTTTGATATTGCCATGTAA
- a CDS encoding ABC transporter substrate-binding protein, translating into MMKRWGLFSLFVVLSLALLAGCGSKSNDSPKQQAKDETPTTDTTDQTQGEEQDTHLFPVTFTDDVGREVTIEKDPETLISIQTSTTEILYALGAGDRLIGVSDYCNYPTEALEVQKVGGQDMDAELIMTLQPDVVFATKYHFDNHEDILKQYEEAGIKVVVTGSATSFEDAYQTMRMLATATGTSDKAEEIIKDMKDRRAVIEEKAKEITEPKKVWVEVSPGPDIFTTGTNTFMHEMLQIIHATNAAEDHEGWVKLTEEEIVALNPDVIITTYGYYVDNPAEGVLARDGWQEVNAIKDNQVFDVDSDTVTRPGPRLIEGVEQLAKLIYPEVFGE; encoded by the coding sequence ATGATGAAACGTTGGGGATTATTTAGTCTCTTTGTCGTTCTATCCTTGGCGCTGTTAGCAGGCTGCGGATCGAAATCGAATGACTCCCCGAAACAGCAAGCTAAAGATGAAACACCAACAACAGACACAACTGACCAAACACAAGGGGAAGAGCAGGATACTCACCTTTTCCCTGTGACATTTACCGATGATGTCGGCCGTGAAGTGACTATTGAAAAAGATCCGGAAACCCTTATCTCCATTCAAACAAGCACTACGGAGATTTTATACGCACTTGGGGCAGGCGATCGTCTTATCGGTGTATCGGATTACTGCAACTACCCAACAGAAGCACTTGAAGTACAAAAAGTGGGCGGACAAGACATGGATGCTGAGCTGATCATGACGCTGCAACCGGATGTTGTCTTCGCTACGAAGTACCATTTCGACAACCATGAAGACATTTTGAAGCAATACGAAGAAGCAGGAATCAAAGTCGTTGTCACAGGCAGCGCAACCTCATTCGAGGACGCCTATCAAACGATGAGAATGCTCGCCACTGCTACTGGCACGTCAGACAAGGCAGAGGAAATTATTAAGGATATGAAAGATCGCCGTGCAGTAATTGAGGAAAAAGCGAAAGAAATTACAGAACCGAAAAAAGTATGGGTCGAAGTATCTCCCGGACCCGATATCTTTACGACCGGCACGAATACATTTATGCACGAAATGCTTCAAATCATTCATGCTACCAATGCCGCCGAAGATCATGAAGGTTGGGTAAAACTCACAGAAGAAGAAATTGTCGCACTAAACCCTGATGTCATTATTACGACGTATGGCTATTATGTGGACAATCCCGCGGAAGGCGTATTGGCACGTGATGGATGGCAGGAAGTCAATGCTATTAAAGACAACCAAGTATTTGATGTTGATAGTGACACAGTCACGCGTCCGGGTCCACGCTTAATTGAAGGAGTCGAGCAACTTGCGAAACTCATTTATCCAGAAGTTTTTGGGGAGTAA
- a CDS encoding iron ABC transporter permease: MRNSFIQKFLGSKITWLYIASIGVVLCATLLGVFISSVKFPIDTILHIVADKTFGLGWLADVPKNEELIIWNIRVPRVLLAFLVGASLSLAGAAFQGLLRNPLADPYTIGVSSGSALGAVTVLFFQYTIWGLAGYTLPVVAIISGFLTLFIVFGLVRLSSRSLAIETIILAGIIVGAFVGALTSLMIALGDRDAMAQIIYWLYGSVAMRGWSHVQLIIPFLIIGSIVLLSHYRELNALALGEEAADHIGVNVKRGKILILIGASLLTGSAVAVSGSIGFVGLVVPHLVRLITGPNHRNVLPLSMLLGGAFLVLADLLARTVIAPRELPIGVITALIGAPVFAFLLIRDRIGRGENR, translated from the coding sequence TTGCGAAACTCATTTATCCAGAAGTTTTTGGGGAGTAAAATCACTTGGCTTTATATCGCAAGTATCGGGGTTGTACTTTGTGCAACCCTTCTCGGCGTATTCATTAGCAGTGTGAAATTTCCGATCGACACCATTCTACATATCGTTGCAGATAAAACATTTGGCCTCGGCTGGCTGGCAGATGTTCCAAAGAATGAAGAACTGATCATTTGGAACATCCGTGTCCCTCGTGTGTTATTAGCCTTTCTTGTAGGCGCCTCCCTGTCACTTGCAGGAGCCGCCTTCCAAGGGCTTTTGCGAAATCCTTTGGCGGATCCGTATACAATCGGAGTTTCATCAGGTTCGGCTTTAGGCGCTGTGACAGTTTTATTTTTCCAATACACCATTTGGGGACTGGCCGGATATACACTGCCAGTCGTAGCGATAATAAGCGGATTTCTTACATTATTTATCGTCTTCGGACTCGTCCGGTTAAGCAGCAGAAGTCTGGCGATTGAAACGATCATCCTAGCGGGAATTATTGTAGGCGCTTTCGTCGGAGCACTCACTTCCTTGATGATCGCCTTAGGAGACCGTGATGCGATGGCACAAATCATCTACTGGCTGTACGGCAGTGTCGCGATGCGCGGATGGAGCCATGTCCAGCTAATCATCCCCTTCCTCATTATCGGCTCCATAGTTCTGCTTTCCCATTACCGGGAATTAAATGCCTTGGCCCTTGGTGAGGAAGCTGCTGATCACATTGGAGTCAATGTAAAACGGGGAAAAATCCTCATTTTAATTGGTGCGTCGCTCTTAACTGGTTCGGCGGTCGCCGTTTCAGGATCGATTGGCTTTGTCGGATTGGTAGTCCCCCACCTCGTACGGCTCATAACCGGTCCCAACCACCGAAATGTCCTGCCGCTTTCCATGTTGCTCGGCGGTGCGTTCCTCGTATTGGCAGACTTGCTTGCACGGACTGTGATCGCGCCGAGAGAATTGCCGATCGGTGTCATCACCGCCTTGATAGGTGCACCGGTGTTTGCGTTTCTATTAATTCGAGACCGAATTGGAAGAGGGGAAAACCGATGA